One Megalops cyprinoides isolate fMegCyp1 chromosome 4, fMegCyp1.pri, whole genome shotgun sequence genomic window carries:
- the LOC118776663 gene encoding rab-like protein 6: MMFSALKKLVGSEPGQMRDRNIPAGLQSMNQSLQRRFAKGVQYNMKIVIRGDRNTGKSTLWHRLQGKKFLEEYIPTQEIQVTSIHWNYKTTDDVVKVEVWDVVDKGQKFALPEGVGKGKKRGETLKLENEPQEAENEMALDAQFLDVYKNCNGVILMFDITKQWTFNYIMRELPKVPTHVPVCVLGNHRDMGEHRVILPDDVRDFISSLNRPLGSSYIHYAESSMKNGFGLKYLHRFFNIPFLQLQRETLLRQLETNQLDIDATLEELTVQQETEDQNYDIFLEMMEARSKGYSSPGPANGQSPSSGSQSPVVPPSGASTGSSSPGTPQPPVPAQNLQSPSPSPSPPPPLAPPIATAPPTAETQAPSQAPERPAPSPSPTPPAPAAPPQKRGIISRLFGTSSTPEVPAAKPDTPAPVAPATVQSVDDFVPDEGLDRSFLEDSVPGKTKEKPQPVTAVTADTDSDGEGRGGNPMVAGFQDDLDPDDKEPAKPPPKGAVPSKDITLSSDEGEGGEGHRPSVTRDEDLDSEPDSKSPGNLEAKTAAAEKQPGTSVPKADPAPLPLTPTPAPPPAPAQAQPARHSRKKGGAAEAESSDTDPDAPVAKQLLSFVMDDPDFESEESDTQKMKEFFPVRDDLSDLSDSELKPTKIPEPLKPTVLSFKQKNDGDLFGLGILEGAPKSKDSSDEQEDKESKHSSKDKKKKKKKSKEEEDKGSKKRHKHKKEKKEEEGPGEEKEKERRKKKTRTKKAGDLDDLEAFLAGGEGPVKREGGDYEEL; encoded by the exons TGAAGATTGTGATTCGTGGGGACAGAAACACGGGTAAGAGCACACTCTGGCACCGCCTGCAGGGGAAGAAGTTCCTGGAGGAGTACATCCCCACCCAGGAGATCCAGGTCACCAGCATCCACTGGAACTACAAAA CGACGGATGATGTGGTGAAGGTGGAGGTGTGGGATGTGGTTGATAAAG GCCAAAAATTCGCTCTTCCTGAAGGTGTAG GCAAAGGTAAAAAGCGTGGAGAAACTTTGAAACTGGAAAACGAGCCCCAGGAG GCTGAGAATGAGATGGCCCTGGATGCCCAGTTTCTCGACGTGTATAAGAACTGCAACGGGGTCATCCTGATGTTTGACATCACAAAGCAGTG GACCTTCAACTACATCATGCGAGAGCTGCCGAAGGTGCCCACCCACGTGCCCGTGTGCGTGCTGGGGAACCACAGGGACATGGGCGAGCACCGGGTCATCCTGCCCGACGACGTCCGCGATTTCATCTCCAGCCTCAACAG ACCCCTGGGGTCATCCTACATCCACTACGCTGAATCTTCCATGAAGAACGGTTTCGgcctgaaatatttacacagatttTTCAACATTCCCTTTCTGCAGTTACAG AGGGAGACGCTGCTCAGACAGCTGGAGACCAATCAGCTGGACATCGACGCAACGTTAGAGGAGCTGACCGTCCAACAGGAGACCGAGGACCAGAACTACGACAT CTTCTTGGAGATGATGGAAGCCCGCAGTAAAGGCTACAGTTCTCCAGGCCCGGCCAACGGACAGAGCCCATCCTCAGGGTCCCAGTCCCCCGTTGTACCCCCAAGCGGAGCATCCACAGGCAGCTCCAGTCCCGggaccccccagcccccagttCCTGCCCAGAATCTGcagtccccctccccctctccttctccccctccccctctcgctCCTCCCATCGCGACAGCACCCCCTACAGCCGAAACGCAGGCTCCATCCCAGGCGCCGGAgcgccccgccccctccccctctcccacgcCCCCTGCCCCTGCGGCCCCGCCCCAGAAACGCGGCATCATCTCCCGACTGTTCGGAACGTCCTCCACGCCCGAGGTGCCAGCAGCTAAACCCG ATACGCCTGCTCCTGTCGCCCCGGCCACAGTGCAGAGTGTGGACGACTTTGTCCCGGACGAGGGCTTGGACCGCAGCTTCCTGGAGGACAGCGTCCCGGGGAAGACCAAGGAGAAGCCCCAGCCGGTCACGGCGGTCACTGCGGACACCGACAG cgaCGGAGAGGGCCGGGGAGGGAACCCCATGGTGGCGGGGTTCCAGGACGATCTGGACCCCGATGACAAGGAGCCGGCCAAGCCCCCTCCGAAGGGGGCAGTCCCGAGCAAGGACATCACCCTGTCCAGCgacgagggggaggggggcgaggggCACAGACCGTCAGTGACCAGGGACGAAGACCTGGACAGTGAACCAGACAGTAAGAG CCCCGGGAACCTGGAAGCCAAGACTGCTGCAGCGGAGAAGCAGCCTGGTACCAGCGTCCCGAAAGCAGATcccgctcccctccccctcacccctaCCCCGGCCCCACCCCCGGCCCCAGCCCAGGCCCAGCCCGCACGGCACAGCAGGAAGAAAGGGGGCGCTGCCGAGGCGGAGTCCTCCGACACCGACCCTGACGCGCCCGTGGCAAAGCAGCTGCTCTCCTTCGTCATGGACGACCCCGATTTCGAGAGCGAGGAGTCCGACACCCAGAAGATGAAG GAGTTCTTCCCCGTGCGGGATGATCTCTCCGACTTGTCTGACAGCGAGTTAAAACCCACCAAGATCCCTGAGCCACTGAAGCCCACCGTCCTCTCCTTCAAACAGAAGAATGATGGCGATCTGTTTGGCCTCGGCATCCTGGAGGGGGCGCCCAAGAGCAAGGACAGCAGTGACGAGCAGGAAG ataAAGAAAGCAAACACTCCTCTAaagacaagaagaaaaagaagaagaaaagtaaagag GAGGAGGACAAAGGCAGCAAAAAGCGCCACAAACacaagaaggagaagaaggaggaggaggggccaggagaagagaaggagaaggaaaggaggaagaagaagacgAGAACTAAGAAAGCAGGGGACCTGGATGACCTGGAGGCCTTCTTGGCCGGAGGGGAGGGGCCTGTGAAGAGAGAGGGCGGAGACTACGAGGAGCTGTAG